From the Kogia breviceps isolate mKogBre1 chromosome 3, mKogBre1 haplotype 1, whole genome shotgun sequence genome, one window contains:
- the TINF2 gene encoding TERF1-interacting nuclear factor 2 isoform X3, with the protein MDTPQGAGPAALRFAAAACWQVVRGRCVEHFPRVLEFLRFLRAAAPGLVRYRHHERLCMGLKAKLVVEVILQGRPWAQVLNALHRHFPESGPAVRDPKATKQDLRKISEAQETFCQQVKQLAEAPVNLASKLQELEQEYGELFLAAMEKLFFEYLCQLEKALPTLQLQDVLSWMQPGVSITSSFVLTQYGVDMGWPLPECFATDSMNMTEPMGQSPPQQPRPAVHDPLPKARPGPHLPQGPASRKHPEPLIGHHFNLAPLGRRRIQSRWASTSRGHKERPTVMLFPFRNLGSPTRVISKSGNREEHGTHTADPAGAVGTRAASTGKSRSPSKTLGGRALKENPVDLSASEQKENCLDCPMKPLRLSLSPPWARKSVRPPSLCSSDITIGDLVLDSEEEENGQREGRDSLENYQKTKFDTLIPTFCEYLPTSGPSGVSVPPPNNTDSSRLL; encoded by the exons ATGGACACGCCCCAGGGGGCCGGTCCCGCCGCTCTTCGCTTCGCAGCCGCTGCCTGCTGGCAAGTCGTGCGCGGACGCTGCGTGGAGCATTTTCCGCGAGTATTGGAGTTTCTGCGATTCCTGCGCGCTGCTGCCCCCGGCTTGGTTCGCTACCGGCACCATGAACGCCTGTGTATGGGCCTAAAGGCCAAG CTAGTGGTGGAGGTGATCCTGCAGGGCCGGCCTTGGGCCCAGGTTCTGAATGCCCTGCATCGCCACTTCCCAGAGTCTGGACCTGCAGTGCGGGACCCCAAAGCC ACAAAGCAGGATCTGAGGAAGATCTCAGAGGCTCAGGAAACCTTTTGCCAGCAGGTGAAGCAGCTGGCAGAAGCCCCTGTTAATTTGGCTTCGAAGCTACAG GAACTTGAACAAGAGTATGGGGAACTTTTTCTGGCTGCCATGGAAAAGCTGTTTTTTGAATACCTGTGTCAGCTGGAAAAAGCACTGCCTACACTGCAG CTTCAGGATGTGCTGAGTTGGATGCAGCCTGGAGTTTCTATCACTTCTTCTTTTGTCTTGACCCAATATGGTGTGGACATGGGGTGGCCACTTCCAG agtGCTTTGCTACTGATTCAATGAATATGACAGAGCCCATGGGGCAGAGTCCTCCTCAGCAACCAAGACCAGCAGTCCACGACCCTCTGCCAAAAGCCCGGCCTGGCCCACACCTTCCTCAGGGTCCAGCCTCAAGGAAGCACCCGGAACCTTTGATTGGCCACCACTTCAATCTGGCCCCTCTAGGCCGGCGAAGAATCCAGTCCCGGTGGGCATCCACTAGCAGAGGCCATAAGGAGCGCCCCACAGTCATGCTGTTCCCCTTTAGGAATCTGGGTTCACCAACACGGGTCATATCTAAGTCTGGGAATAGGGAAGAACATGGGACACACACAGCAGATCCAGCAGGTGCTGTGGGCACCAGAGCAGCCTCGACTGGCAAGTCTAGGAGTCCATCCAAGACCCTGGGAGGAAGGGCTCTGAAGGAGAACCCAGTTGACTTGTCTGCCTCAGAACAAAAGGA GAACTGCTTGGATTGCCCCATGAAACCCCTGAGATTGTCATTATCGCCTCCTTGGGCCAGGAAGTCAG TGCGTCCTCCATCTCTGTGCAGCTCTGACATTACTATAGGGGACCTGGTTTTGGACTCCgaagaggaagaaaatggccagagggaaggaagg GACTCTCTGGAAAACTATCAGAAGACAAAGTTTGACACCCTGATCCCCACCTTCTGTGAATACCTCCCCACTTCTGGCCCCAGTGGTGTGTCTGTCCCTCCTCCTAACAATACAGACAGTTCTAGACTGCTGTGA
- the TINF2 gene encoding TERF1-interacting nuclear factor 2 isoform X4, whose protein sequence is MDTPQGAGPAALRFAAAACWQVVRGRCVEHFPRVLEFLRFLRAAAPGLVRYRHHERLCMGLKAKLVVEVILQGRPWAQVLNALHRHFPESGPAVRDPKATKQDLRKISEAQETFCQQVKQLAEAPVNLASKLQELEQEYGELFLAAMEKLFFEYLCQLEKALPTLQAQQLQDVLSWMQPGVSITSSFVLTQYGVDMGWPLPECFATDSMNMTEPMGQSPPQQPRPAVHDPLPKARPGPHLPQGPASRKHPEPLIGHHFNLAPLGRRRIQSRWASTSRGHKERPTVMLFPFRNLGSPTRVISKSGNREEHGTHTADPAGAVGTRAASTGKSRSPSKTLGGRALKENPVDLSASEQKENCLDCPMKPLRLSLSPPWARKSVRPPSLCSSDITIGDLVLDSEEEENGQREGRDPPSVPSLPKALATSPGQLQPPSCKVKEHYEERAWMPQAL, encoded by the exons ATGGACACGCCCCAGGGGGCCGGTCCCGCCGCTCTTCGCTTCGCAGCCGCTGCCTGCTGGCAAGTCGTGCGCGGACGCTGCGTGGAGCATTTTCCGCGAGTATTGGAGTTTCTGCGATTCCTGCGCGCTGCTGCCCCCGGCTTGGTTCGCTACCGGCACCATGAACGCCTGTGTATGGGCCTAAAGGCCAAG CTAGTGGTGGAGGTGATCCTGCAGGGCCGGCCTTGGGCCCAGGTTCTGAATGCCCTGCATCGCCACTTCCCAGAGTCTGGACCTGCAGTGCGGGACCCCAAAGCC ACAAAGCAGGATCTGAGGAAGATCTCAGAGGCTCAGGAAACCTTTTGCCAGCAGGTGAAGCAGCTGGCAGAAGCCCCTGTTAATTTGGCTTCGAAGCTACAG GAACTTGAACAAGAGTATGGGGAACTTTTTCTGGCTGCCATGGAAAAGCTGTTTTTTGAATACCTGTGTCAGCTGGAAAAAGCACTGCCTACACTGCAGGCACAGCAG CTTCAGGATGTGCTGAGTTGGATGCAGCCTGGAGTTTCTATCACTTCTTCTTTTGTCTTGACCCAATATGGTGTGGACATGGGGTGGCCACTTCCAG agtGCTTTGCTACTGATTCAATGAATATGACAGAGCCCATGGGGCAGAGTCCTCCTCAGCAACCAAGACCAGCAGTCCACGACCCTCTGCCAAAAGCCCGGCCTGGCCCACACCTTCCTCAGGGTCCAGCCTCAAGGAAGCACCCGGAACCTTTGATTGGCCACCACTTCAATCTGGCCCCTCTAGGCCGGCGAAGAATCCAGTCCCGGTGGGCATCCACTAGCAGAGGCCATAAGGAGCGCCCCACAGTCATGCTGTTCCCCTTTAGGAATCTGGGTTCACCAACACGGGTCATATCTAAGTCTGGGAATAGGGAAGAACATGGGACACACACAGCAGATCCAGCAGGTGCTGTGGGCACCAGAGCAGCCTCGACTGGCAAGTCTAGGAGTCCATCCAAGACCCTGGGAGGAAGGGCTCTGAAGGAGAACCCAGTTGACTTGTCTGCCTCAGAACAAAAGGA GAACTGCTTGGATTGCCCCATGAAACCCCTGAGATTGTCATTATCGCCTCCTTGGGCCAGGAAGTCAG TGCGTCCTCCATCTCTGTGCAGCTCTGACATTACTATAGGGGACCTGGTTTTGGACTCCgaagaggaagaaaatggccagagggaaggaagg GATCCTCCTTCTGTGCCCTCCTTACCGAAAGCCTTGGCCACATCCCCGGGACAGTTGCAACCTCCAtcctgcaaagtaaaggagcacTATGAAGAGAGAGCATGGATGCCCCAAGCCCTCTAG
- the TINF2 gene encoding TERF1-interacting nuclear factor 2 isoform X5, with translation MDTPQGAGPAALRFAAAACWQVVRGRCVEHFPRVLEFLRFLRAAAPGLVRYRHHERLCMGLKAKLVVEVILQGRPWAQVLNALHRHFPESGPAVRDPKATKQDLRKISEAQETFCQQVKQLAEAPVNLASKLQELEQEYGELFLAAMEKLFFEYLCQLEKALPTLQLQDVLSWMQPGVSITSSFVLTQYGVDMGWPLPECFATDSMNMTEPMGQSPPQQPRPAVHDPLPKARPGPHLPQGPASRKHPEPLIGHHFNLAPLGRRRIQSRWASTSRGHKERPTVMLFPFRNLGSPTRVISKSGNREEHGTHTADPAGAVGTRAASTGKSRSPSKTLGGRALKENPVDLSASEQKENCLDCPMKPLRLSLSPPWARKSVRPPSLCSSDITIGDLVLDSEEEENGQREGRDPPSVPSLPKALATSPGQLQPPSCKVKEHYEERAWMPQAL, from the exons ATGGACACGCCCCAGGGGGCCGGTCCCGCCGCTCTTCGCTTCGCAGCCGCTGCCTGCTGGCAAGTCGTGCGCGGACGCTGCGTGGAGCATTTTCCGCGAGTATTGGAGTTTCTGCGATTCCTGCGCGCTGCTGCCCCCGGCTTGGTTCGCTACCGGCACCATGAACGCCTGTGTATGGGCCTAAAGGCCAAG CTAGTGGTGGAGGTGATCCTGCAGGGCCGGCCTTGGGCCCAGGTTCTGAATGCCCTGCATCGCCACTTCCCAGAGTCTGGACCTGCAGTGCGGGACCCCAAAGCC ACAAAGCAGGATCTGAGGAAGATCTCAGAGGCTCAGGAAACCTTTTGCCAGCAGGTGAAGCAGCTGGCAGAAGCCCCTGTTAATTTGGCTTCGAAGCTACAG GAACTTGAACAAGAGTATGGGGAACTTTTTCTGGCTGCCATGGAAAAGCTGTTTTTTGAATACCTGTGTCAGCTGGAAAAAGCACTGCCTACACTGCAG CTTCAGGATGTGCTGAGTTGGATGCAGCCTGGAGTTTCTATCACTTCTTCTTTTGTCTTGACCCAATATGGTGTGGACATGGGGTGGCCACTTCCAG agtGCTTTGCTACTGATTCAATGAATATGACAGAGCCCATGGGGCAGAGTCCTCCTCAGCAACCAAGACCAGCAGTCCACGACCCTCTGCCAAAAGCCCGGCCTGGCCCACACCTTCCTCAGGGTCCAGCCTCAAGGAAGCACCCGGAACCTTTGATTGGCCACCACTTCAATCTGGCCCCTCTAGGCCGGCGAAGAATCCAGTCCCGGTGGGCATCCACTAGCAGAGGCCATAAGGAGCGCCCCACAGTCATGCTGTTCCCCTTTAGGAATCTGGGTTCACCAACACGGGTCATATCTAAGTCTGGGAATAGGGAAGAACATGGGACACACACAGCAGATCCAGCAGGTGCTGTGGGCACCAGAGCAGCCTCGACTGGCAAGTCTAGGAGTCCATCCAAGACCCTGGGAGGAAGGGCTCTGAAGGAGAACCCAGTTGACTTGTCTGCCTCAGAACAAAAGGA GAACTGCTTGGATTGCCCCATGAAACCCCTGAGATTGTCATTATCGCCTCCTTGGGCCAGGAAGTCAG TGCGTCCTCCATCTCTGTGCAGCTCTGACATTACTATAGGGGACCTGGTTTTGGACTCCgaagaggaagaaaatggccagagggaaggaagg GATCCTCCTTCTGTGCCCTCCTTACCGAAAGCCTTGGCCACATCCCCGGGACAGTTGCAACCTCCAtcctgcaaagtaaaggagcacTATGAAGAGAGAGCATGGATGCCCCAAGCCCTCTAG
- the TINF2 gene encoding TERF1-interacting nuclear factor 2 isoform X1, whose product MDTPQGAGPAALRFAAAACWQVVRGRCVEHFPRVLEFLRFLRAAAPGLVRYRHHERLCMGLKAKLVVEVILQGRPWAQVLNALHRHFPESGPAVRDPKATKQDLRKISEAQETFCQQVKQLAEAPVNLASKLQELEQEYGELFLAAMEKLFFEYLCQLEKALPTLQAQQLQDVLSWMQPGVSITSSFVLTQYGVDMGWPLPECFATDSMNMTEPMGQSPPQQPRPAVHDPLPKARPGPHLPQGPASRKHPEPLIGHHFNLAPLGRRRIQSRWASTSRGHKERPTVMLFPFRNLGSPTRVISKSGNREEHGTHTADPAGAVGTRAASTGKSRSPSKTLGGRALKENPVDLSASEQKENCLDCPMKPLRLSLSPPWARKSVRPPSLCSSDITIGDLVLDSEEEENGQREGRVSRREWKAGEGDGQAEQDRKPYDAGYGGLRACFNDDRISLLPSLQDSLENYQKTKFDTLIPTFCEYLPTSGPSGVSVPPPNNTDSSRLL is encoded by the exons ATGGACACGCCCCAGGGGGCCGGTCCCGCCGCTCTTCGCTTCGCAGCCGCTGCCTGCTGGCAAGTCGTGCGCGGACGCTGCGTGGAGCATTTTCCGCGAGTATTGGAGTTTCTGCGATTCCTGCGCGCTGCTGCCCCCGGCTTGGTTCGCTACCGGCACCATGAACGCCTGTGTATGGGCCTAAAGGCCAAG CTAGTGGTGGAGGTGATCCTGCAGGGCCGGCCTTGGGCCCAGGTTCTGAATGCCCTGCATCGCCACTTCCCAGAGTCTGGACCTGCAGTGCGGGACCCCAAAGCC ACAAAGCAGGATCTGAGGAAGATCTCAGAGGCTCAGGAAACCTTTTGCCAGCAGGTGAAGCAGCTGGCAGAAGCCCCTGTTAATTTGGCTTCGAAGCTACAG GAACTTGAACAAGAGTATGGGGAACTTTTTCTGGCTGCCATGGAAAAGCTGTTTTTTGAATACCTGTGTCAGCTGGAAAAAGCACTGCCTACACTGCAGGCACAGCAG CTTCAGGATGTGCTGAGTTGGATGCAGCCTGGAGTTTCTATCACTTCTTCTTTTGTCTTGACCCAATATGGTGTGGACATGGGGTGGCCACTTCCAG agtGCTTTGCTACTGATTCAATGAATATGACAGAGCCCATGGGGCAGAGTCCTCCTCAGCAACCAAGACCAGCAGTCCACGACCCTCTGCCAAAAGCCCGGCCTGGCCCACACCTTCCTCAGGGTCCAGCCTCAAGGAAGCACCCGGAACCTTTGATTGGCCACCACTTCAATCTGGCCCCTCTAGGCCGGCGAAGAATCCAGTCCCGGTGGGCATCCACTAGCAGAGGCCATAAGGAGCGCCCCACAGTCATGCTGTTCCCCTTTAGGAATCTGGGTTCACCAACACGGGTCATATCTAAGTCTGGGAATAGGGAAGAACATGGGACACACACAGCAGATCCAGCAGGTGCTGTGGGCACCAGAGCAGCCTCGACTGGCAAGTCTAGGAGTCCATCCAAGACCCTGGGAGGAAGGGCTCTGAAGGAGAACCCAGTTGACTTGTCTGCCTCAGAACAAAAGGA GAACTGCTTGGATTGCCCCATGAAACCCCTGAGATTGTCATTATCGCCTCCTTGGGCCAGGAAGTCAG TGCGTCCTCCATCTCTGTGCAGCTCTGACATTACTATAGGGGACCTGGTTTTGGACTCCgaagaggaagaaaatggccagagggaaggaagggtgaGTAGGAGGGAATGGAAagctggggaaggggatgggcaggcagaacaagacagaaagccatATGATGCAGGATATGGAGGGCTCAGGGCATGCTTCAATGATGATAGGATCTCCCTGCTCCCTTCTCTGCAGGACTCTCTGGAAAACTATCAGAAGACAAAGTTTGACACCCTGATCCCCACCTTCTGTGAATACCTCCCCACTTCTGGCCCCAGTGGTGTGTCTGTCCCTCCTCCTAACAATACAGACAGTTCTAGACTGCTGTGA
- the LOC136793804 gene encoding large ribosomal subunit protein eL39, translating to MSSHKTFRIKRFLAKKQKQNRPIPQWIRMKTGNKIRYNSKRRHWRRTKLGL from the coding sequence ATGTCTTCTCACAAGACTTTCAGGATCAAGCGATTCCTggccaagaaacaaaagcagaatcgTCCCATTCCCCAATGGATTCGAATGAAAACTGGTAATAAAATCAGGTACAACTCTAAGAGAAGACATTGGAGAAGAACCAAGCTGGGTCTATAA
- the TINF2 gene encoding TERF1-interacting nuclear factor 2 isoform X2, with amino-acid sequence MDTPQGAGPAALRFAAAACWQVVRGRCVEHFPRVLEFLRFLRAAAPGLVRYRHHERLCMGLKAKLVVEVILQGRPWAQVLNALHRHFPESGPAVRDPKATKQDLRKISEAQETFCQQVKQLAEAPVNLASKLQELEQEYGELFLAAMEKLFFEYLCQLEKALPTLQAQQLQDVLSWMQPGVSITSSFVLTQYGVDMGWPLPECFATDSMNMTEPMGQSPPQQPRPAVHDPLPKARPGPHLPQGPASRKHPEPLIGHHFNLAPLGRRRIQSRWASTSRGHKERPTVMLFPFRNLGSPTRVISKSGNREEHGTHTADPAGAVGTRAASTGKSRSPSKTLGGRALKENPVDLSASEQKENCLDCPMKPLRLSLSPPWARKSVRPPSLCSSDITIGDLVLDSEEEENGQREGRDSLENYQKTKFDTLIPTFCEYLPTSGPSGVSVPPPNNTDSSRLL; translated from the exons ATGGACACGCCCCAGGGGGCCGGTCCCGCCGCTCTTCGCTTCGCAGCCGCTGCCTGCTGGCAAGTCGTGCGCGGACGCTGCGTGGAGCATTTTCCGCGAGTATTGGAGTTTCTGCGATTCCTGCGCGCTGCTGCCCCCGGCTTGGTTCGCTACCGGCACCATGAACGCCTGTGTATGGGCCTAAAGGCCAAG CTAGTGGTGGAGGTGATCCTGCAGGGCCGGCCTTGGGCCCAGGTTCTGAATGCCCTGCATCGCCACTTCCCAGAGTCTGGACCTGCAGTGCGGGACCCCAAAGCC ACAAAGCAGGATCTGAGGAAGATCTCAGAGGCTCAGGAAACCTTTTGCCAGCAGGTGAAGCAGCTGGCAGAAGCCCCTGTTAATTTGGCTTCGAAGCTACAG GAACTTGAACAAGAGTATGGGGAACTTTTTCTGGCTGCCATGGAAAAGCTGTTTTTTGAATACCTGTGTCAGCTGGAAAAAGCACTGCCTACACTGCAGGCACAGCAG CTTCAGGATGTGCTGAGTTGGATGCAGCCTGGAGTTTCTATCACTTCTTCTTTTGTCTTGACCCAATATGGTGTGGACATGGGGTGGCCACTTCCAG agtGCTTTGCTACTGATTCAATGAATATGACAGAGCCCATGGGGCAGAGTCCTCCTCAGCAACCAAGACCAGCAGTCCACGACCCTCTGCCAAAAGCCCGGCCTGGCCCACACCTTCCTCAGGGTCCAGCCTCAAGGAAGCACCCGGAACCTTTGATTGGCCACCACTTCAATCTGGCCCCTCTAGGCCGGCGAAGAATCCAGTCCCGGTGGGCATCCACTAGCAGAGGCCATAAGGAGCGCCCCACAGTCATGCTGTTCCCCTTTAGGAATCTGGGTTCACCAACACGGGTCATATCTAAGTCTGGGAATAGGGAAGAACATGGGACACACACAGCAGATCCAGCAGGTGCTGTGGGCACCAGAGCAGCCTCGACTGGCAAGTCTAGGAGTCCATCCAAGACCCTGGGAGGAAGGGCTCTGAAGGAGAACCCAGTTGACTTGTCTGCCTCAGAACAAAAGGA GAACTGCTTGGATTGCCCCATGAAACCCCTGAGATTGTCATTATCGCCTCCTTGGGCCAGGAAGTCAG TGCGTCCTCCATCTCTGTGCAGCTCTGACATTACTATAGGGGACCTGGTTTTGGACTCCgaagaggaagaaaatggccagagggaaggaagg GACTCTCTGGAAAACTATCAGAAGACAAAGTTTGACACCCTGATCCCCACCTTCTGTGAATACCTCCCCACTTCTGGCCCCAGTGGTGTGTCTGTCCCTCCTCCTAACAATACAGACAGTTCTAGACTGCTGTGA